TGAGGCATAAGGCCAAAAATTCTTTTGTTTTCATCACAAATTCCTGCTATATCTTTGATTGAGCCATTTGGATTGTCAATATATTTTAGCAAGATCATATCTTTATCTTCTAATTCTTTCAAGCCATCATCATCTATAAAATAATTCCCCTCACCATGTGCTATAGGTAAGTCTATCATTTCATTTTTTTGGAAATTTTTTAAAAAAGCATTGTTATTTGAGATAACTTGAAGTTTTTGCATTTTAGAGATGAAACTTAAGCTATTGTTATGTTTCATAGCACCTTTTAAAAGCCCAAGTTCTAAAAGAATTTGAAAGCCATTACAAATTCCAAGTATGTAAGCTCCTTTTTTGGCATGTTCTTTTACTGTTTTCATAGCAGGAGCAAGTTTTGCAATAGCAGCACATCTTAAATAATCCCCATAAGAAAATCCACCTGGTAAGACAATCAAATCTGCGCTAAAATTTTGCTCTTCATGCCATATGATATCTGCTTTAATGCCAAGTTGTTCAAAAGCATAAGCAGTATCAAATTCACAATTTGTTCCAGGAAATCTTATAATAGCTACTTTCATAATATTATCTCATAATCTTCTATAACGGTATTTGCAAGCAATTCTTCACACATCATTTTTACTTGTTCTTTTGCTTTGCTCTTATCTTTTTCATCAAGATTGAAAGTGATTTGTTTTGATGTTTTTACTTCAGAGATATTATTAAAATCTAAAGAATGCAAAGCCTTTTCTATGGCTTTGCCTTGAGGGTCTAAAACCCCATTTTTTAAAGTTATGTTTATGGTTACTTTCATTGAAAATCCTAGCTTAAAATTCTTCTTAAAACTTCTTCATAGGCCATTTTTACATTGCCTAAATCTTGTCTGAATCTATCTTTATCTAATTTTTCATTGGTATTTTTATCCCAAAATCTACAACTATCAGGACTAATTTCATCAGCTAAAATCATATTGCCCTCACTATCTATACCAAATTCAAGTTTAAAGTCAATTAGTCTTAACCCTTTTGATTCAAAAAATTTAACTAAAATAGAATTAATATGTCTAGCTGTATTTTTGATTAACTCTAAATCTTTTTCACTTTTTACAAGATTTAAAATTAAACAATGCTCGTCATTAATGATAGGATCGCCTAAATCATCATTTTTATAACAAAATTCAACTATAGAAAATGGTAAAATAGTTCCTTCTTTTATACCTAATCTTTTGGTTAAAGAGCCTGTTGCTACATTTCTAGTGATTACTTCAATAGGAATAATCTTGCACTTTTTAACAATTTGTTCTTTTTCGCTAATGGTTTCTACTAAATGAGTTTTAATTCCTTCTTTTTCTAAAAGATGAAAAATTTCAGTACTAATTTTACAATTTAGAGCACCTTTGCCTGCTTCGTTACCTTTTTTTTCTGCGTTAAAAGCTGTAAGATCGTCTTTAAATTCTGTGATGAGTAAATTTTCATCATCAGTTTTAAACATTTTTTTACCTTTTCCTTCATATAGTAAATCTAATTTTGTAGTCATGTTACTCTCCTTTTTTAGTGATGTTTAAGATTTTAATGGTATCAATTGCTGTTTTTAATTGAATATCATTGTTAATTTGTTCTTTTGTTATGATGTTTTTATCTTCTTTTTTGTCTTTTTTATTGGCTTGATTATGTCCAATTTTCTCAAGCTCTGCTTGTAGATGTTTTTTTAAATCAGCTTCTTTGATTTCAAAGCCATGATTTTCTTCCTTGCTTACCTTGCCTGGGAAAACTTCTATATCAGGGGTAACTCCTACTGCTTGTATGGTTCTACCGCTTGGAAGATAATATTTTGCTATAGTAAGTCTTAAGCCTTCTGTGCCTTTTTCATCCATAGGTAAAATTAATTGAACACTTCCTTTAC
The genomic region above belongs to Campylobacter peloridis LMG 23910 and contains:
- the purQ gene encoding phosphoribosylformylglycinamidine synthase subunit PurQ, whose product is MKVAIIRFPGTNCEFDTAYAFEQLGIKADIIWHEEQNFSADLIVLPGGFSYGDYLRCAAIAKLAPAMKTVKEHAKKGAYILGICNGFQILLELGLLKGAMKHNNSLSFISKMQKLQVISNNNAFLKNFQKNEMIDLPIAHGEGNYFIDDDGLKELEDKDMILLKYIDNPNGSIKDIAGICDENKRIFGLMPHPERVCDDILGSKIGLEMFKGFLN
- the purS gene encoding phosphoribosylformylglycinamidine synthase subunit PurS — translated: MKVTINITLKNGVLDPQGKAIEKALHSLDFNNISEVKTSKQITFNLDEKDKSKAKEQVKMMCEELLANTVIEDYEIIL
- the purC gene encoding phosphoribosylaminoimidazolesuccinocarboxamide synthase, with the protein product MTTKLDLLYEGKGKKMFKTDDENLLITEFKDDLTAFNAEKKGNEAGKGALNCKISTEIFHLLEKEGIKTHLVETISEKEQIVKKCKIIPIEVITRNVATGSLTKRLGIKEGTILPFSIVEFCYKNDDLGDPIINDEHCLILNLVKSEKDLELIKNTARHINSILVKFFESKGLRLIDFKLEFGIDSEGNMILADEISPDSCRFWDKNTNEKLDKDRFRQDLGNVKMAYEEVLRRILS